The following are encoded in a window of Bradyrhizobium guangdongense genomic DNA:
- the ribB gene encoding 3,4-dihydroxy-2-butanone-4-phosphate synthase produces the protein MTGSIEAALQALADGEIIVVTDDDDREGEGDLVVAASRCTAEKMAFVIRHTSGIVCAPITLEDARRLRLDPMVLNNDSAHTTAFTVSVDYRPDNGTGISAEERASCCRALTDPNAGAGDFCRPGHVFPLIAKEGGVLMRSGHTEAAVDLCRLAGLEPVGVISELMNDDGSVMKGPQVAAFADKHRLKQVTIADLISFRQARETLIERVSSVTAESPIGPLQGYSYRSPFDPIHHVAYIYGELGDGTNVLTRFYKPNILRDLFSGQEQAKMNVVLQRFKDNGSGVLVYLRDGAAGVPPAPLGPIGSREDDRNRQWREIGVGAQILRDLKISSIRHLTSSTHHFKGLSGFGIEIVRNEAL, from the coding sequence ATGACGGGATCGATCGAAGCGGCCCTGCAGGCGCTCGCCGACGGCGAAATCATCGTGGTCACCGACGACGACGATCGCGAGGGTGAAGGCGACCTCGTCGTCGCCGCCTCGCGGTGTACGGCTGAGAAGATGGCCTTCGTCATCCGCCATACATCGGGAATCGTCTGCGCTCCGATTACACTCGAAGACGCGAGACGCCTGCGGCTCGACCCGATGGTTCTCAACAACGACTCGGCTCACACCACGGCGTTCACCGTGTCAGTGGACTACCGGCCGGATAACGGAACGGGCATCTCGGCCGAAGAGCGGGCCTCGTGCTGCCGTGCACTCACCGACCCCAACGCTGGCGCTGGCGATTTTTGCCGGCCGGGACACGTCTTCCCTCTGATCGCAAAAGAAGGGGGCGTACTAATGCGCTCGGGTCACACCGAGGCCGCCGTCGACCTGTGCAGACTGGCAGGTCTCGAGCCGGTCGGTGTCATCAGCGAACTGATGAACGACGATGGCTCGGTGATGAAGGGTCCGCAGGTCGCGGCGTTCGCCGACAAGCACAGGCTGAAACAGGTCACCATCGCTGACCTCATCAGCTTCCGGCAGGCCCGTGAGACGCTGATCGAGCGCGTCTCGAGCGTCACGGCGGAGAGCCCGATCGGCCCGCTCCAGGGCTATTCGTATCGCTCGCCTTTCGATCCCATTCATCACGTCGCCTATATCTACGGAGAACTGGGCGACGGTACCAACGTCCTCACGCGCTTCTACAAACCCAACATCCTGCGCGATTTATTCTCGGGTCAGGAACAGGCCAAGATGAACGTCGTTCTGCAACGCTTCAAGGATAATGGCAGCGGCGTGCTCGTCTATCTGCGCGACGGCGCGGCGGGCGTTCCGCCTGCGCCGCTAGGCCCGATCGGTTCGCGCGAAGACGACCGCAATCGGCAATGGCGCGAGATCGGCGTCGGCGCCCAGATCCTGCGGGATCTCAAGATCAGCTCCATCCGTCACCTCACGTCGTCGACGCATCACTTCAAGGGACTGTCAGGCTTCGGCATCGAGATCGTCCGAAACGAAGCGCTCTGA
- a CDS encoding VOC family protein: MKLKQVYLTANDPGRLADFYEGLGLKVRFADPGKWIQFVSDAAAFCVAGPTESVSDQLQDAVLVFDVDDLEAAMERAAAMGAQVGAVRDMASHGRAVKVRDPGGNVIQFYQAAG; this comes from the coding sequence GTGAAACTGAAGCAAGTCTATCTGACAGCGAACGATCCTGGACGCCTGGCCGACTTCTACGAAGGCCTGGGTCTGAAGGTGCGCTTCGCTGATCCCGGCAAGTGGATCCAGTTCGTGAGCGATGCGGCCGCGTTCTGCGTCGCCGGACCGACGGAGTCGGTCTCGGATCAGCTGCAAGATGCCGTTCTTGTCTTCGATGTCGATGACCTCGAGGCCGCCATGGAGCGTGCCGCAGCCATGGGGGCGCAAGTCGGTGCGGTTCGGGACATGGCCAGTCACGGCCGTGCGGTGAAGGTGCGGGATCCGGGCGGCAACGTCATCCAGTTCTATCAAGCCGCCGGATAG
- a CDS encoding ABC transporter ATP-binding protein, with protein MTALLEVKNLTKAFVGLVAVNDVSFSLQAGRITALIGPNGAGKTTCFNLVAGALRPTAGQVLFEGRSLEREPPEAVCRMGIARTFQIVRPMKDMSVLENAMVGAFSWTTNVKEARDKAYESLENVGLAGKANARTDQLTLPDRKMLEMAKALSTRPKLLLLDEVMAGLRPTEAAGVVGVLHRLAEGGLTILLVEHVMRIVMEVASTVVVLHHGAKIAEGKPSEVVADPAVLESYLGAGFHA; from the coding sequence ATGACCGCGTTGCTCGAGGTGAAGAACCTGACCAAAGCGTTCGTTGGATTGGTCGCGGTCAATGACGTCAGCTTCTCACTGCAGGCAGGCCGCATCACCGCCCTGATCGGGCCGAACGGCGCCGGCAAGACCACCTGCTTCAACCTCGTCGCTGGGGCGCTGAGACCGACCGCCGGGCAGGTGCTGTTCGAGGGGCGTTCGCTCGAACGCGAGCCGCCCGAAGCGGTGTGCCGCATGGGCATTGCGCGCACCTTCCAGATCGTCCGGCCGATGAAAGATATGTCGGTGCTCGAGAATGCCATGGTGGGCGCCTTCAGCTGGACGACGAACGTCAAGGAGGCGCGGGACAAGGCGTATGAGTCGCTCGAAAATGTCGGGCTGGCCGGCAAGGCGAATGCCCGGACGGATCAGTTGACGTTGCCCGATCGCAAGATGCTAGAGATGGCGAAGGCGCTCTCGACCCGCCCCAAGCTGCTGCTGCTCGACGAAGTGATGGCGGGGCTGCGTCCGACCGAAGCGGCCGGCGTCGTCGGCGTGCTGCACCGGCTCGCCGAGGGCGGGCTGACGATCCTGCTGGTCGAGCACGTGATGCGGATCGTGATGGAAGTGGCGTCGACCGTGGTGGTGCTTCACCACGGCGCCAAGATCGCCGAGGGCAAGCCGTCAGAGGTGGTCGCGGATCCTGCGGTGCTGGAAAGTTATCTGGGAGCCGGTTTCCATGCCTGA
- a CDS encoding branched-chain amino acid ABC transporter permease gives MSNAYVISLLTIVLLFTFMGQSWNLMLGIGGQLSIGHALFVGIGAYAVAILNIKYGLTPWIGLLLGAVIAGFVGAVLAWLSFRFEVRGIYFALLTIAAAEFARIMFGGWNYVGGMQGLFYQAPSATMDLGMLRGDARFYYFVALALAAIGVAGTELISRSYWGYVWRAMRDDDEAARALGVRTFRHKVLVVSISAATAAVGGGVLGLVQGAIFPDSIMGMAISVDVLIGPVVGGLGTAFGPLVGSMAAIPLHHAMGALGDSLGLPGLNSVAYGAVLILVVWFLPDGIWPAIVRLYGAIQLPARGRISQLRKVEE, from the coding sequence ATGTCCAACGCCTATGTCATCTCGCTTCTGACGATCGTCCTGTTGTTCACCTTCATGGGACAATCGTGGAACCTGATGCTCGGGATCGGCGGGCAGCTATCCATCGGTCACGCGCTGTTCGTTGGAATCGGTGCGTATGCAGTGGCGATCCTGAACATCAAATACGGCCTCACCCCGTGGATCGGTCTGCTGCTGGGCGCGGTGATTGCGGGCTTCGTCGGCGCGGTGCTGGCGTGGCTGAGCTTCCGCTTCGAGGTCCGTGGCATCTACTTCGCGCTGCTCACGATCGCAGCCGCCGAATTCGCCCGGATCATGTTCGGCGGGTGGAACTATGTCGGCGGAATGCAGGGCCTGTTCTATCAGGCGCCGAGCGCCACGATGGACCTCGGGATGCTGCGCGGTGACGCGCGGTTCTACTACTTCGTCGCGCTCGCGCTTGCGGCCATCGGCGTCGCGGGAACGGAGCTGATCTCGCGGTCCTATTGGGGCTATGTCTGGCGGGCGATGCGGGATGACGACGAGGCCGCCCGCGCACTGGGGGTGCGGACGTTTCGCCACAAGGTGCTGGTGGTCTCGATATCGGCCGCGACGGCCGCGGTCGGCGGCGGCGTGCTGGGCTTGGTGCAGGGTGCGATCTTTCCGGATTCGATCATGGGCATGGCGATCTCGGTCGACGTCCTGATCGGTCCTGTGGTCGGCGGATTGGGCACTGCGTTCGGTCCGCTGGTCGGCTCGATGGCCGCGATCCCGCTGCATCACGCCATGGGGGCGCTCGGCGACAGCCTGGGCCTCCCCGGACTCAACAGCGTCGCCTACGGGGCGGTGCTGATCCTGGTCGTGTGGTTTCTGCCCGACGGCATCTGGCCGGCGATCGTCCGGCTCTACGGGGCGATCCAGCTGCCGGCGCGCGGCCGGATCTCACAATTGCGGAAGGTCGAGGAATGA
- a CDS encoding Lrp/AsnC family transcriptional regulator: MTNVELASRVNLSPSPCLARVRTLEKLGVIDRRIALLDPAVLGIGVTAFIQIKLEKQVQTSLENFTRSIDRLAQVMECYLMTGESDYMLRVMAADIEDLEDLIVNKLSRIPGVSSIRSNLALKRISHKTVLPIDTNRPVTVKACATPSRPLERSPRSRYDAAGPLLSDAPIGLDTNRPSYSVERL, encoded by the coding sequence TTGACCAATGTCGAGCTCGCATCACGCGTCAATCTCTCGCCGTCGCCGTGTCTGGCTCGCGTCAGAACACTCGAAAAACTCGGCGTGATCGATCGACGGATCGCCCTTCTTGATCCCGCCGTGCTCGGCATTGGTGTAACGGCTTTCATCCAGATCAAGCTAGAAAAGCAGGTCCAGACGTCACTCGAGAATTTCACCCGATCCATCGACCGGCTGGCCCAGGTGATGGAATGCTACCTGATGACCGGTGAGAGCGACTACATGCTCCGCGTCATGGCTGCCGACATCGAAGATCTCGAAGACCTCATCGTCAACAAACTATCCCGCATCCCCGGCGTCAGCAGCATTCGATCAAATCTGGCCCTCAAGCGCATTTCGCACAAGACGGTGCTGCCGATCGACACCAATCGGCCGGTCACCGTGAAGGCTTGCGCCACCCCCTCGCGCCCTCTGGAGCGCTCACCAAGATCCCGATACGACGCAGCTGGTCCTTTGCTGTCCGATGCGCCGATTGGGCTCGACACCAATCGTCCCAGCTACAGCGTGGAAAGACTATGA
- a CDS encoding DUF1656 domain-containing protein, with protein MNEEIAISGVYVPTFALACACALAACFIASAANRKFIGDHIRRYAWHPALFDFAVFVILTKIFYAVLGKLPL; from the coding sequence ATGAACGAGGAAATCGCCATTTCCGGCGTCTACGTTCCGACGTTTGCGCTGGCCTGTGCTTGTGCGCTCGCGGCCTGCTTTATCGCCTCCGCGGCCAACCGCAAATTCATCGGCGACCATATTCGAAGGTATGCGTGGCACCCCGCGCTGTTCGACTTCGCCGTCTTCGTCATTTTGACCAAGATCTTCTACGCTGTTCTGGGAAAGCTGCCGCTATGA
- a CDS encoding ABC transporter ATP-binding protein, with the protein MPDDALLEIDDLCVAYDGSNALNGVSLRIGKGELICVVGANGAGKTSLIRSISGIVPSSRGSVRINGVEISRRPPWDICEMGIAQVAEGRQIFSALSVEDNLLIGGSLKRARHDLANTLDSVYQLFGRLRERRDQLAGTLSGGEQQMLAIGRAIMSKPEIVMFDEPSIGLSPALTDVMFGVVKSLNEQGITVLLVEQNVAKSLALSSRGYVLENGSVVLHGSSRDLVENPDVQRAYLGL; encoded by the coding sequence ATGCCTGACGACGCGCTTCTCGAAATCGACGACCTGTGCGTGGCCTATGACGGCTCCAATGCGCTGAACGGCGTGTCGCTCCGCATCGGCAAGGGTGAACTGATCTGCGTGGTCGGCGCCAACGGCGCCGGCAAGACCTCTCTGATCCGATCAATCTCGGGGATCGTGCCGTCGTCGCGCGGTTCTGTCAGGATCAACGGAGTCGAAATCTCGCGGCGACCGCCGTGGGACATCTGCGAAATGGGCATCGCTCAGGTCGCCGAGGGCCGCCAGATCTTCAGTGCGCTCTCCGTCGAGGACAATCTGCTGATCGGAGGCTCGCTGAAGCGGGCCAGGCACGACCTGGCAAACACGCTTGATTCCGTCTATCAGCTGTTCGGGCGACTTCGCGAGCGCCGCGACCAGCTCGCCGGCACGCTGTCCGGCGGCGAGCAACAGATGCTGGCGATCGGTCGGGCGATCATGTCGAAGCCAGAAATCGTGATGTTCGACGAGCCGTCGATCGGACTGTCGCCGGCGCTGACCGATGTGATGTTCGGCGTCGTCAAATCCCTCAACGAGCAGGGCATCACGGTCCTTCTCGTCGAGCAGAATGTCGCCAAGTCGCTCGCGCTGAGCAGCCGCGGCTATGTGCTCGAGAACGGCTCCGTGGTGTTGCATGGATCGAGCCGCGATCTTGTCGAGAACCCCGATGTCCAGCGCGCCTATCTGGGATTGTGA
- a CDS encoding flavin reductase family protein — protein MPSATPPLSETGPLDAAAFRAAMRSVPGTVSIVTTGRAPNRHGLTLTAGCSLSAAPPSVLVCVNRSAGAHDTILSSGSFCWNILGVEHRDLALKFSGQDGSKGDIRFGDGLWCDLKTGAPSLVGAVCSFDCRVVNAYTDSSHTIFTGEVVAQTARAGCESLVYIDGYFAAPKAV, from the coding sequence ATGCCGTCCGCAACACCGCCGCTGTCCGAGACGGGCCCACTCGATGCCGCGGCATTCCGCGCTGCGATGCGCAGCGTGCCGGGCACCGTGTCGATCGTCACGACAGGCCGGGCGCCGAACCGCCATGGTCTGACACTGACGGCGGGCTGCTCGCTGTCGGCGGCTCCGCCCAGCGTGCTGGTTTGCGTCAATCGATCTGCCGGTGCGCACGACACCATTCTCAGCAGTGGGTCGTTCTGCTGGAATATTCTGGGGGTCGAGCATCGCGATCTGGCGCTCAAGTTTTCCGGGCAGGACGGCAGCAAGGGCGATATCCGCTTCGGCGACGGTTTGTGGTGCGACCTCAAGACCGGAGCACCAAGTCTGGTCGGCGCGGTCTGCAGCTTCGATTGCCGCGTGGTGAATGCTTACACCGACAGTAGTCACACCATTTTCACCGGAGAGGTGGTGGCTCAGACGGCGAGAGCCGGATGTGAGTCGCTCGTCTACATCGACGGATATTTCGCCGCGCCAAAGGCGGTCTGA
- a CDS encoding helix-turn-helix domain-containing protein has translation MIADALMDNPADRRTVAEWAQAVALGERTLMRIVLAETGMTFSRWRQQLQIIVAIQKLSAGDTVQSVSGALGYESVSAFITMFKKALGKSPARYFSEREAGQTGPGEICRETNCKLRRMPEVRDTLNGLSQRRWLESERFVSDDLDAEA, from the coding sequence ATGATCGCCGATGCCTTGATGGACAATCCGGCCGACCGCCGGACAGTGGCGGAGTGGGCGCAAGCCGTCGCGCTCGGCGAGCGGACGCTGATGCGCATTGTGCTCGCTGAGACCGGCATGACCTTCAGTCGCTGGCGTCAGCAGCTTCAGATCATCGTCGCCATCCAGAAATTGTCTGCTGGCGACACGGTTCAGTCCGTGTCCGGGGCGCTCGGCTACGAGTCGGTGAGCGCGTTCATCACCATGTTCAAGAAGGCGCTTGGCAAGTCGCCGGCGCGCTACTTCTCCGAGCGCGAGGCCGGCCAGACTGGGCCCGGGGAGATCTGTCGCGAGACGAACTGCAAGCTTCGCCGGATGCCTGAGGTGCGGGACACGCTCAATGGACTTTCGCAACGCAGATGGCTGGAGTCAGAGCGCTTCGTTTCGGACGATCTCGATGCCGAAGCCTGA
- a CDS encoding enoyl-CoA hydratase/isomerase family protein → MNTVASLLIERDQDLVTIAMNRPPANALNAQLIVELLEAIRRLADDENPPGIVLTGSGDRFFSAGGDIKEVVGIDVARPRIRFFHELLVAMENYPGPIVCAVRGYAVGGALEFLLHADYVVADAACKIGFPEINHGLLPVTKGMRRAVEKLGVRAAQELLYWGELVGADRAVAIGAVNEIVLTEEVASRARDVCGALRQKDRKLFHAIKRSLNLTAQMSDQALEAMTVADLDAYVTAESSTNARARFLSKNSKG, encoded by the coding sequence ATGAACACTGTCGCTTCTCTCCTGATCGAGCGTGATCAAGACCTGGTCACGATCGCGATGAACCGGCCGCCGGCCAATGCGCTGAATGCGCAACTCATCGTCGAGTTGCTAGAGGCGATCCGGCGCCTCGCCGACGACGAGAATCCGCCCGGCATCGTGCTCACCGGAAGCGGCGACCGATTCTTCAGCGCAGGCGGCGACATCAAGGAAGTCGTCGGGATCGACGTCGCGAGGCCGCGCATCCGGTTCTTCCACGAACTCCTCGTGGCCATGGAGAACTATCCGGGCCCGATCGTCTGCGCCGTCCGCGGCTATGCGGTCGGAGGCGCCCTGGAGTTTCTGCTGCATGCGGACTATGTTGTGGCCGATGCGGCGTGCAAGATTGGATTTCCGGAAATCAACCATGGCCTGCTGCCGGTGACCAAAGGCATGCGCCGGGCCGTCGAGAAGCTCGGCGTTCGGGCGGCGCAAGAGCTGCTGTATTGGGGCGAGCTCGTCGGCGCGGATCGCGCCGTAGCGATCGGCGCCGTGAACGAGATCGTCCTGACCGAGGAAGTCGCGTCCCGTGCGCGAGACGTGTGCGGCGCATTGCGGCAGAAAGACCGCAAGCTGTTCCACGCCATCAAGCGATCACTGAACCTCACCGCGCAAATGAGCGATCAGGCGCTCGAAGCAATGACCGTAGCCGACCTCGATGCCTATGTCACAGCCGAGAGCTCAACCAACGCGCGTGCGAGATTTTTGTCAAAGAACAGTAAGGGCTGA
- a CDS encoding branched-chain amino acid ABC transporter permease has protein sequence MLSLWLNVITGGVLIGLVYGLVALGLTIIFGVMRVVNFAHGEMVVFGIYIGYWTVRIWDVPIVLAAVIAAVVMFVFGYLLETLVVKRFVNRPHHYQFIVFIGLSLLFSGVLLMSFGPDPRPTASQLSFQTVSVGPLTLDWARIQAAATAGLLIAALGAYLKYSAFGRSLRGAANNRLGGLVVGLNIPRVYAVTFGIGAACAGVAGALISPLFDAQPYLAVDFTLLAFVTVIVGGLGSFGGALLGGLTIGVAEAIAALMFTPSMKTALPYALLIIILIFRPRGFFGAKDI, from the coding sequence ATGCTGTCGCTCTGGCTCAATGTCATCACGGGTGGGGTGCTCATCGGGCTGGTTTACGGGCTCGTTGCGCTCGGTCTCACGATCATCTTCGGCGTCATGCGCGTGGTCAATTTCGCTCATGGCGAGATGGTCGTGTTCGGGATCTACATCGGATACTGGACCGTTCGAATCTGGGACGTCCCGATCGTTTTGGCCGCCGTGATCGCCGCGGTCGTCATGTTCGTGTTCGGCTATCTGCTGGAGACGCTCGTCGTGAAGCGGTTCGTCAATCGGCCGCATCATTATCAGTTCATCGTCTTCATCGGCCTCTCACTGCTTTTCAGCGGCGTATTGCTGATGTCGTTCGGTCCGGATCCGCGGCCGACGGCGTCTCAGCTGTCCTTCCAGACCGTGAGCGTGGGACCGCTCACCTTGGATTGGGCCCGCATCCAGGCGGCCGCTACGGCCGGACTGCTGATCGCCGCACTGGGAGCCTATCTGAAGTACTCCGCATTCGGCCGATCGCTGCGGGGCGCCGCCAATAATCGACTGGGCGGACTGGTGGTAGGGCTCAATATCCCTCGGGTCTATGCGGTGACCTTCGGCATCGGAGCCGCCTGCGCTGGCGTCGCCGGCGCATTGATCTCGCCGCTGTTCGATGCGCAGCCCTATCTCGCCGTCGACTTCACGCTGCTGGCCTTCGTGACGGTGATCGTCGGCGGTCTCGGCAGCTTCGGCGGCGCTCTTCTGGGCGGCCTGACGATCGGGGTCGCCGAAGCGATCGCGGCCTTGATGTTCACGCCGTCGATGAAAACAGCGCTCCCTTACGCGCTGCTGATCATCATCCTGATTTTCCGTCCGAGGGGGTTTTTCGGTGCAAAGGACATCTGA
- a CDS encoding FUSC family protein: MQAFGRHGDQLVEEHRGDLRGRAVGIVERGQRRHPMDQLVQQRRDRQRAAFLRHARRIHIHIEKQQAGVAAHAIAVGHTAGNPDAAARRDHPQAARHFACHTAALGEDELSLAMGVNRQFVLLLPGIHHAGHDRTVQDVRIELPIVLIKRAAHCHPLAINWQSNEILSTRQRLWSPCFTDDHIMPSPFLSRLLAAAAPGRLDPKWALFSANSFIAAMLAIYFAFRLGLERPYWAMLTVYLTAQPFAGAVRSRAVYRFVGTLLGACAALALVPILVDQPALLSVAVTAWAGLCVYISLQDRTPRSYAFLLAGYTATTIAFSSVNVPAMVFVTALSRVEEILLGIGCATLVHTLLFPSDVTTPVLKSLRAALSDAFARTADVLSARVDRAPKTGRWKLAADITQIEILSTHLRYDTAASKPDLRAIGAVQDQLALVLPMLLSVEDGLAALGERRSAELTHLLSELADWTRAPERSPATADDLIRNCTSFKATCWDDRSEWDRLIEAGTAARLATLIEALAAARNLSRALHSGAHPAAWSQAGLRDRHVRRRLHSDPGLAVLSVVALGVAVLGCCAIWITTAWPEGGAAAQIAAIAAALYSSLDDPAPTLISYALWTLACLPIAAIYLFVIFPAITGFPMLVFSLAPTFLVIGYLQANPRHFIKALALGLGLISALDLQNKFSADFALFINSNAAATIGLLAAFVAIRLLRSLSASGAAQRLLRHGWSDLARLAAARRPMSRARWTSIMLDRFGLVIPRLAGATTDIAVEARPLAALQIGIDLLALRQAAVHEDARSDPGLQQLLPMLSRAFRWLARGNAKLKPDDARALLAAIDNALCDTRKDTTACQQRTLALIGLRRTMFPDAHALSRKAMP, encoded by the coding sequence ATGCAGGCGTTCGGTCGGCATGGCGATCAACTCGTTGAGGAGCACCGCGGCGATCTGCGCGGTCGGGCCGTCGGGATCGTAGAGCGGGGGCAGCGTCGCCATCCGATGGATCAGCTCGTGCAACAGCGGCGAGATCGACAGCGTGCAGCATTCCTGCGGCACGCTCGCCGCATCCATATCCACATAGAGAAACAGCAGGCTGGCGTTGCCGCTCACGCGATTGCTGTGGGGCATACCGCCGGGAATCCAGACGCCGCAGCGCGGCGGGACCATCCACAGGCCGCTCGGCACTTCGCATGTCACACCGCCGCGCTGGGCGAGGACGAGCTGTCCCTTGCGATGGGTGTGAACCGGCAGTTCGTCCTCCTGCTCCCGGGTATCCACCATGCCGGCCACGATCGGACGGTCCAAGATGTCAGGATCGAACTGCCGATAGTGCTGATAAAGCGTGCCGCGCATTGTCATCCTTTAGCAATTAATTGGCAGAGTAACGAAATTCTCTCGACGCGGCAACGCCTATGGTCTCCGTGCTTCACGGATGATCACATCATGCCTTCACCATTTCTGTCTCGGCTTCTCGCAGCAGCAGCGCCCGGCCGGCTCGATCCGAAATGGGCGCTGTTCTCGGCGAACTCCTTCATCGCGGCGATGCTCGCGATCTATTTTGCCTTCCGGCTCGGATTGGAGCGGCCGTATTGGGCGATGCTCACGGTCTATCTGACCGCACAGCCGTTCGCCGGAGCGGTTCGGTCACGCGCCGTCTACCGCTTTGTCGGGACATTGCTGGGCGCCTGCGCGGCGCTGGCGCTGGTCCCGATCCTGGTCGATCAGCCCGCGTTGTTGTCGGTTGCCGTCACCGCATGGGCCGGGCTCTGCGTCTATATCTCCCTGCAGGACCGCACGCCGCGCAGCTATGCTTTCCTGCTGGCAGGCTACACAGCGACGACAATCGCGTTCTCGAGCGTCAACGTTCCGGCGATGGTATTTGTGACCGCGCTGTCGCGGGTCGAGGAGATCCTGCTCGGCATCGGCTGTGCGACCCTGGTGCACACCCTGCTGTTTCCGAGCGACGTCACCACTCCTGTGCTGAAATCCCTCCGCGCCGCATTGTCGGACGCCTTCGCCCGGACCGCCGATGTGCTCTCCGCGCGCGTCGACAGGGCGCCGAAGACGGGACGCTGGAAGCTCGCTGCGGACATCACGCAAATCGAGATCCTGTCGACGCACCTGCGCTACGACACCGCCGCGAGCAAGCCGGACCTGCGTGCCATCGGTGCCGTGCAGGACCAGCTCGCATTGGTCTTGCCGATGCTGCTGTCGGTGGAGGACGGACTCGCCGCCTTGGGAGAGCGGCGCTCGGCCGAGTTGACCCACCTGCTGTCCGAGCTCGCCGACTGGACACGTGCGCCGGAGCGATCACCGGCCACTGCCGACGATCTGATCAGAAATTGCACATCGTTCAAAGCAACCTGCTGGGACGATCGCAGCGAATGGGATCGGCTGATCGAGGCCGGAACCGCGGCCAGATTGGCCACGCTGATCGAAGCGCTGGCTGCCGCGCGAAACCTGTCGCGCGCATTGCACAGCGGTGCTCACCCTGCCGCTTGGAGCCAAGCTGGCCTGCGGGATCGACACGTGAGGCGACGCCTGCACAGCGATCCCGGCCTTGCCGTTCTGTCGGTCGTGGCTCTTGGCGTCGCCGTGCTCGGCTGCTGCGCGATCTGGATCACGACGGCCTGGCCGGAAGGCGGCGCCGCCGCGCAAATCGCCGCCATCGCCGCGGCGCTCTACAGCAGCCTCGACGATCCCGCGCCAACGCTGATTTCCTACGCGCTCTGGACGCTGGCCTGCCTGCCGATCGCCGCGATCTACCTTTTCGTGATCTTCCCGGCCATCACCGGCTTTCCGATGCTGGTGTTCTCGCTGGCGCCGACCTTTCTGGTGATCGGCTATCTGCAGGCCAATCCCCGGCATTTCATCAAGGCGTTGGCGCTTGGTCTCGGACTGATCAGCGCGCTCGACCTCCAGAACAAATTCAGCGCCGACTTCGCTCTGTTCATCAATAGCAATGCGGCTGCGACGATCGGACTTCTCGCAGCGTTCGTCGCGATTCGATTGCTGCGTTCACTGTCCGCATCGGGAGCGGCGCAGCGTCTGCTGCGCCACGGCTGGTCCGATCTGGCGAGGCTGGCTGCTGCACGGCGGCCGATGAGCCGCGCCAGATGGACCAGCATCATGCTTGATCGATTCGGCCTGGTGATCCCTCGGCTGGCTGGCGCGACGACGGACATCGCGGTGGAAGCCCGTCCTTTGGCAGCGCTGCAAATCGGCATCGATCTGCTCGCGCTCAGGCAAGCCGCAGTGCACGAGGACGCGCGCAGCGACCCTGGCCTCCAGCAGCTTCTGCCGATGCTGTCGCGGGCATTTCGCTGGCTGGCCCGCGGCAACGCGAAACTGAAGCCTGACGATGCGCGCGCCCTTCTGGCCGCGATCGACAACGCGCTGTGCGACACGCGCAAAGACACGACCGCCTGCCAGCAGCGAACGCTCGCGCTGATCGGCCTGCGTCGGACGATGTTTCCGGATGCTCATGCTTTGTCCAGGAAGGCCATGCCATGA